One genomic segment of Bradyrhizobium prioriisuperbiae includes these proteins:
- a CDS encoding ABC transporter substrate-binding protein translates to MTLSRREFVGAATGAGIASMAAPGLLFAQSNGPFRIGLLAAKTGPLASGGIDMELALNMFLKERNGALADRKIELIVADTAGVPATARTKCQELVEKNNIDCLIGPLAAFEALAINDYVVQKEIPTIGVAAAEDMTQRQANPWFVRVTATAAQCAYPLAEYAAKELKYKRMVTMADDFAYGHEMCAGFQRVFEDNGGKIIQKIFPPLTAPDYGSYVASIKNADAIFLGTAGSNGFRFLRQFIEYGLKDKMAVIGGMTALDESVLRNMGDEALGIVTTSFYSAELDNKANQAFAPAFRKQNKYDPGYYAASTYIAGEVLEAALKTTTGKARDKKALIGSIRGASTDTIRGVVKFDEFGNIIGNAYIRKVTRKDGRLVNSVVKTYPDVSQFWTYDKTAFLKNPVYSRDYPPAKNLEP, encoded by the coding sequence ATGACATTATCGCGACGAGAGTTCGTCGGCGCCGCGACCGGTGCCGGTATCGCAAGCATGGCCGCGCCCGGCCTGCTGTTTGCTCAAAGCAACGGCCCATTCCGCATTGGTCTTCTGGCCGCCAAAACGGGTCCGCTAGCATCCGGCGGCATCGACATGGAATTGGCGCTGAACATGTTCCTGAAGGAAAGGAACGGCGCCCTCGCCGACCGCAAGATCGAGTTGATCGTCGCCGACACCGCCGGTGTCCCTGCGACCGCGCGCACCAAATGCCAGGAACTGGTCGAAAAGAACAACATCGACTGCCTGATCGGCCCGCTTGCCGCGTTCGAAGCGCTCGCGATCAACGACTATGTGGTGCAGAAGGAAATCCCGACCATCGGCGTCGCCGCGGCTGAAGACATGACCCAGCGCCAGGCTAATCCGTGGTTCGTGCGGGTGACCGCCACCGCGGCGCAGTGCGCCTATCCACTGGCCGAATACGCGGCCAAGGAATTGAAGTACAAGCGCATGGTCACCATGGCCGATGATTTCGCCTATGGCCATGAGATGTGCGCGGGCTTCCAGCGCGTGTTCGAGGACAATGGCGGCAAGATCATCCAGAAGATCTTCCCGCCGCTGACGGCGCCCGACTACGGCAGTTATGTCGCTTCGATCAAGAATGCCGACGCTATCTTCCTCGGCACAGCCGGATCGAATGGATTTCGTTTCCTGCGCCAGTTCATCGAATACGGCCTGAAGGACAAGATGGCTGTGATCGGCGGCATGACCGCACTCGACGAATCCGTGCTCCGCAACATGGGCGACGAGGCGCTGGGCATCGTCACCACCAGTTTCTATTCGGCAGAACTCGACAACAAGGCAAACCAGGCGTTTGCGCCGGCGTTCCGCAAGCAGAACAAATACGACCCCGGCTATTATGCCGCGAGTACCTATATCGCCGGCGAAGTGCTGGAAGCAGCCCTCAAAACAACGACCGGCAAGGCGCGCGACAAGAAGGCGTTGATCGGATCGATCCGCGGCGCCAGCACCGACACCATCCGCGGCGTGGTCAAATTCGACGAATTCGGCAACATCATCGGTAACGCCTATATCCGCAAGGTGACGCGCAAGGATGGCCGTCTGGTGAACTCCGTGGTCAAGACCTATCCGGACGTCAGCCAGTTCTGGACCTATGACAAGACCGCGTTCCTGAAAAACCCGGTCTATTCGCGCGACTATCCGCCGGCCAAGAACCTCGAACCCTGA
- a CDS encoding 3-keto-5-aminohexanoate cleavage protein, protein MTGLAIMVAPNGARKGHAEHPNLPITVDAIAKEAVACQAAGAQAIHMHVRDDQGRHSLDANRYLAATDAVRRAAGSELIVQITTEAVGQYNSHEQIAVVRAVQPEAVSIATKELIPDPSAEAAAADLYQWAYQQRIAVQHIVYAAEELDNLLDLIKRGIVPGQHHSLIFPLGRYATAQESDPAELVPFLARVREQGGAERFTWWTCAFGAAETASLVATAALGGHCRIGFENSFFNADGSRANSNAERLADLRASLHGVRRPRASRAEVLRALGRPD, encoded by the coding sequence ATGACCGGTCTGGCAATCATGGTGGCGCCGAATGGCGCGCGCAAAGGGCACGCGGAACATCCCAATCTGCCGATCACGGTCGATGCCATCGCGAAAGAGGCCGTGGCGTGCCAAGCCGCTGGTGCCCAGGCCATCCATATGCATGTCCGCGACGATCAGGGGCGTCACAGCCTCGACGCGAATCGCTATCTGGCCGCAACCGATGCCGTGCGCCGGGCGGCCGGTTCAGAGCTGATCGTGCAGATCACCACCGAAGCCGTCGGCCAGTACAATTCCCATGAACAGATCGCGGTGGTGCGGGCGGTGCAGCCGGAGGCGGTCAGCATTGCCACCAAGGAGCTGATCCCGGATCCGAGTGCGGAGGCTGCCGCGGCGGATCTCTATCAATGGGCGTATCAGCAGCGCATCGCCGTCCAGCACATCGTCTACGCCGCGGAAGAACTCGACAACCTGCTGGATCTCATCAAGCGCGGCATCGTTCCCGGGCAGCATCACTCGCTGATCTTTCCGCTCGGTCGTTATGCCACGGCCCAGGAAAGCGATCCGGCCGAGCTCGTGCCGTTCCTCGCCAGGGTGCGGGAGCAGGGTGGCGCCGAGCGCTTCACCTGGTGGACCTGCGCGTTCGGTGCTGCGGAAACCGCGTCGCTGGTCGCGACCGCTGCGCTCGGCGGCCACTGCCGAATTGGATTTGAAAACAGTTTCTTCAATGCGGATGGCAGCCGTGCCAACAGCAACGCCGAGCGGCTCGCCGATCTGCGAGCGTCTCTGCATGGTGTTCGCCGTCCGCGCGCCTCGCGCGCTGAGGTGTTGCGAGCGCTGGGGCGGCCGGACTAG
- a CDS encoding ABC transporter ATP-binding protein, giving the protein MSGTAYALEVRHLKKAFGGLPVTQDVTLLVRPGERRLIIGPNGAGKTTLFNQITGDFLPNSGQIKLFGQDVTYLPPHRRAHCGLSRTYQIITLFADDTLEHNVTLGLLGLRPSRWQMWRPLSFYGDLAEEARRVLQMVGLDHLAGHPVSEIAYGEKRRVELAMALAQKPKVLLLDEPLAGLSGSERATVKAQIASIPRDTAVIMIEHDMDTALDLAETVTLLNYGRVIVDGERDAVIADEKTREVYLGN; this is encoded by the coding sequence ATGAGCGGCACCGCCTATGCGCTCGAGGTCAGGCACCTCAAGAAGGCCTTCGGTGGCCTCCCCGTCACCCAGGACGTTACGCTGCTGGTGCGCCCCGGCGAGCGCCGGCTGATCATCGGCCCGAACGGCGCGGGCAAGACCACGCTGTTCAACCAGATCACCGGCGACTTTCTGCCCAATTCCGGCCAGATCAAGCTGTTCGGACAGGATGTCACCTATCTGCCGCCGCACCGGCGCGCGCACTGCGGCCTGTCGCGCACCTACCAGATCATCACGCTGTTCGCCGACGACACACTCGAACACAACGTCACGCTGGGGCTCCTGGGCCTGCGCCCCTCACGCTGGCAGATGTGGCGGCCGCTGTCGTTCTATGGTGATCTTGCCGAGGAGGCCAGACGCGTCCTGCAAATGGTCGGGCTCGACCATCTCGCCGGCCATCCGGTCTCGGAGATTGCGTACGGCGAGAAGCGGCGCGTCGAGCTGGCCATGGCGCTGGCACAGAAACCGAAGGTGCTGCTGCTGGACGAGCCGCTGGCCGGACTGTCGGGCAGCGAACGCGCGACCGTGAAAGCGCAGATCGCTTCAATTCCGCGCGACACCGCCGTGATCATGATCGAACACGACATGGACACGGCGCTCGATCTCGCCGAGACCGTCACACTTCTGAACTACGGCCGCGTCATTGTCGACGGCGAACGCGATGCGGTGATCGCCGACGAAAAAACCCGCGAGGTGTATCTTGGCAACTGA
- a CDS encoding ABC transporter ATP-binding protein, whose amino-acid sequence MATDALRLTEVNSFYGDSHVLHGVSFALQPGCVLALLGRNGAGKTTCISTIVGFLTPRDGDISLFGTSIRGLSPERISKSGIGLVPQGRRIFPSLSIRENLEVARQRQSGSDKPWTLERVYELFPRLRERHTQLAGTLSGGEQQMLAIGRALMGNPRVLLLDEPSEGLAPLIVAEVGRAIHRLKTEGQSIVLVEQNRHLALEVADQAVILNTGRCAFVGRAEEVRNNDDLVAQNLGVYHAP is encoded by the coding sequence TTGGCAACTGATGCGCTGAGATTGACCGAGGTCAATTCCTTTTATGGCGACAGCCATGTGCTGCACGGCGTAAGCTTTGCGCTGCAGCCGGGCTGCGTGCTCGCACTGCTGGGGCGCAATGGCGCCGGCAAGACCACCTGCATCTCGACCATTGTCGGTTTCCTGACACCGCGTGACGGCGACATCAGCCTGTTCGGCACGTCGATCCGCGGCCTGTCGCCGGAACGGATCTCGAAATCCGGCATTGGCCTCGTGCCGCAGGGACGGCGGATCTTTCCGTCGCTATCAATACGCGAAAATCTCGAGGTGGCCCGGCAGCGGCAGAGTGGCAGCGACAAACCTTGGACGCTGGAGCGGGTCTACGAGCTGTTCCCGCGGCTGCGCGAGCGCCACACCCAGCTCGCAGGCACCTTGTCGGGCGGGGAGCAGCAGATGCTGGCGATCGGCCGGGCGCTGATGGGCAATCCGCGCGTCCTGCTGCTGGATGAGCCATCGGAAGGCCTCGCGCCCCTGATCGTCGCCGAAGTCGGCCGTGCCATCCATCGCCTCAAGACTGAAGGACAATCCATTGTCCTGGTCGAACAGAATCGCCATCTCGCGCTCGAAGTGGCGGACCAGGCGGTGATCCTGAACACCGGCCGCTGTGCCTTTGTCGGCCGCGCGGAGGAAGTTCGCAACAATGACGACCTCGTGGCGCAAAACCTCGGCGTCTACCACGCCCCTTGA
- a CDS encoding branched-chain amino acid ABC transporter permease, whose protein sequence is MTRIVLGLFAAFLLALPFVAGDFYVNLASQILIAIIFALSLNLLVGFGGMTSLGHASFLGVAAYIAALVTTRWGFGHGAAALISIVGTTLTAALFGLIALRATGLGFLMITLALSQVLWGLAYRMSFITNGDNGISGITRPMPFGLSIEGAFAFYWFALGVAVIAFALMTVFVSSAFGSSLKGVRDQPRRMAALGFNPWLIRWITFIYAGFWSGVAGLLYVYYNKYIHPTSLSITSSAEGLLGVIAGGSGTRGGPIVGATLVMLLKNYASAYVERWNMLLGLVFLFIVLVMPTGIVPGVRSLAARIRGDAR, encoded by the coding sequence ATGACCCGGATCGTGCTTGGGCTGTTCGCCGCCTTTTTGCTCGCGCTTCCCTTCGTCGCGGGAGACTTTTACGTCAATCTCGCCAGTCAGATCCTGATCGCGATCATTTTCGCGCTGAGCCTCAATCTGCTGGTCGGCTTCGGCGGCATGACCTCGCTCGGCCACGCCTCGTTCCTCGGTGTCGCCGCCTACATCGCGGCGTTGGTGACCACCCGATGGGGCTTTGGCCATGGCGCGGCGGCGCTGATCTCGATCGTCGGGACGACCCTGACGGCCGCACTGTTCGGCCTGATCGCGTTGCGTGCCACCGGGCTCGGCTTCCTGATGATTACTCTGGCGCTGTCCCAGGTGCTGTGGGGGCTGGCTTATCGAATGTCGTTCATCACCAATGGCGACAATGGCATCTCCGGCATCACGCGTCCGATGCCGTTCGGCCTCTCCATCGAGGGCGCGTTCGCGTTCTACTGGTTCGCGCTGGGCGTGGCGGTCATCGCCTTCGCCCTGATGACGGTGTTCGTCTCGTCCGCGTTCGGCTCATCGCTGAAAGGGGTTCGCGACCAGCCGCGCCGGATGGCGGCGCTCGGCTTCAATCCCTGGCTGATCCGCTGGATCACCTTCATCTATGCCGGCTTCTGGAGCGGCGTCGCAGGCCTGCTGTACGTCTATTACAACAAGTACATCCACCCCACCTCGCTTTCGATCACGAGCTCTGCCGAAGGCCTGCTCGGCGTGATCGCCGGCGGCTCCGGAACGCGGGGCGGCCCGATCGTCGGTGCCACGCTGGTGATGCTGCTGAAGAACTATGCCTCGGCCTATGTCGAGCGCTGGAACATGCTGCTGGGGCTGGTGTTCCTGTTCATCGTACTGGTGATGCCGACCGGGATCGTGCCGGGTGTCCGCAGCCTTGCGGCCCGCATTCGCGGAGATGCGCGATGA
- a CDS encoding NAD(P)-dependent oxidoreductase, whose product MHCLSIDHYKQEHAVSETDGDTALNEKVAGIIGLGIMGGAIAKNLVERDWTVIGYDVDPARRTEAVCNGVITADTIREIAHGTSVIMTSLPNPAAAHAVAGDIAASGQRQRTVIELSTFTLADKLRFKDILDQAGHIALDCPLSGTGGQAKTRDLVVYASGDSAAIARYTSLFSDFAKQTADLGVYGNGSRMKFIANHLVAIHNVASAEAMLLAESAGLDLKQVIDIVAPGAGGSRILQLRGPMMAERVYEPATMRVSTWKKDMAIIAEFADDVGCDTPLFTATQSIYTQAMAMGLGDQDTAAVFEVLKATNSGHRDSD is encoded by the coding sequence TTGCACTGTTTATCGATTGATCATTATAAACAAGAACATGCGGTCAGCGAGACCGACGGAGATACGGCGTTGAACGAGAAAGTCGCAGGCATCATCGGGCTGGGCATCATGGGCGGTGCGATCGCCAAGAACCTGGTCGAACGGGACTGGACTGTCATCGGTTACGATGTCGATCCAGCCCGCCGGACCGAAGCCGTCTGCAACGGCGTGATCACCGCCGACACCATCCGCGAAATCGCCCATGGCACCAGTGTCATCATGACCAGCCTTCCCAATCCCGCTGCCGCCCACGCGGTGGCCGGCGACATTGCCGCTTCCGGCCAGCGGCAGCGGACCGTGATCGAACTCAGCACCTTCACCCTTGCCGACAAGCTGCGTTTCAAGGACATCCTCGATCAGGCTGGCCATATCGCGCTGGATTGCCCACTCAGCGGAACCGGCGGGCAGGCCAAGACCCGCGATCTCGTTGTTTACGCCAGTGGCGACAGCGCCGCGATCGCACGCTACACGTCCCTGTTCTCCGATTTTGCCAAGCAGACCGCCGACCTCGGCGTCTACGGCAACGGCAGCCGGATGAAATTCATCGCCAACCATCTGGTGGCGATCCACAATGTCGCCTCGGCCGAAGCCATGCTGCTGGCGGAATCCGCCGGCCTCGATCTCAAGCAGGTAATCGACATCGTGGCTCCCGGCGCCGGCGGCTCGCGAATCCTCCAGCTGCGCGGGCCGATGATGGCGGAGCGCGTCTATGAACCTGCCACCATGCGGGTTTCGACCTGGAAGAAGGACATGGCGATCATCGCCGAATTCGCTGATGATGTCGGCTGCGACACACCACTCTTCACCGCGACACAATCAATCTATACCCAGGCCATGGCCATGGGATTGGGCGACCAGGATACCGCGGCGGTGTTCGAAGTGTTGAAGGCGACGAACAGCGGACACCGCGACAGCGACTGA
- a CDS encoding VOC family protein, which translates to MKVLGFNHLSVGARDLEESARFYQAVLGMELIPTYNFGFETKYLRCGDLQLHLFELDDHVPHYQHFAVDVDDFHAAYDKAKAVGALDETTFRNAVNELPDGCVQMYLRDPAGNLLEIDWPDVGTLDRSRIPELKLLSEFATQDDEGLKASLYLDRPHMKRVAPKSTTAR; encoded by the coding sequence ATGAAGGTTCTCGGCTTTAATCACCTGTCCGTCGGCGCCAGGGATCTCGAAGAGTCGGCGCGCTTCTACCAGGCCGTGCTCGGCATGGAACTGATCCCGACCTATAATTTCGGCTTCGAGACCAAGTATCTGCGCTGCGGCGATCTTCAGCTGCATCTGTTCGAACTCGACGATCATGTTCCGCACTATCAGCACTTCGCGGTCGACGTTGACGATTTCCATGCCGCTTACGACAAGGCAAAAGCGGTTGGCGCGCTCGATGAAACGACGTTTCGCAATGCCGTGAATGAACTGCCGGATGGATGCGTGCAGATGTACCTGCGTGATCCCGCCGGCAATCTCCTCGAGATCGATTGGCCCGATGTCGGGACGCTTGACCGCTCCCGGATTCCGGAATTGAAATTGCTGTCGGAGTTCGCGACCCAGGACGACGAGGGGCTGAAGGCGTCGCTGTATCTCGATCGCCCGCACATGAAGCGAGTCGCTCCGAAAAGCACCACTGCGCGCTGA
- a CDS encoding branched-chain amino acid ABC transporter permease has translation MQFWIIQGLNSLSLGGLLFLLASGFSLIFGLMRLANLTHGAFFMLGAYLGATALRAIDGLNLWVAALGSGLVVAALGGVFERLVLTRLKTNPLGQVLVTLGMSFIIADACLVLWGGDPIPVPTPSALQSPTGVFGYAFPTYRLVLVGCSIAVAIGLYLLLERTRVGAMIRAGVDDRQMARAVGIPVSTLFTAVFCLGAGIAGAGGVLGGPILSAYPGLDADMLPLALIVVILGGVGSLLGAFIGSFIIGFIYTFGTALLPEFAYIILFLPMILVIAFRPQGLFGRVGA, from the coding sequence ATGCAGTTCTGGATCATTCAGGGCCTCAACAGCCTGTCGCTCGGCGGACTGCTGTTCTTGCTGGCGTCGGGCTTCTCGCTGATCTTCGGCCTGATGCGGCTCGCCAACCTGACTCATGGCGCTTTCTTCATGCTCGGTGCTTATTTGGGAGCGACCGCACTGCGCGCGATCGACGGCCTCAATCTCTGGGTCGCGGCACTCGGGAGCGGCCTTGTCGTTGCCGCGCTGGGCGGCGTGTTCGAACGGCTCGTGCTGACGCGCCTGAAAACCAACCCGCTGGGCCAGGTGCTGGTGACGCTCGGCATGTCGTTCATCATCGCTGACGCCTGCCTCGTGCTGTGGGGCGGCGATCCGATCCCCGTCCCTACCCCCTCCGCCCTGCAATCGCCGACCGGCGTGTTCGGATACGCCTTTCCCACCTATCGCCTGGTGCTGGTCGGCTGCTCGATCGCGGTCGCGATCGGGCTTTATCTGCTGCTGGAGCGCACCCGGGTCGGCGCCATGATCCGGGCCGGCGTCGACGACCGGCAGATGGCGCGCGCCGTCGGCATCCCGGTGTCGACGCTGTTCACCGCGGTGTTCTGCCTCGGCGCGGGCATCGCCGGCGCCGGCGGTGTGCTAGGTGGACCGATCCTGTCGGCCTATCCCGGGCTTGATGCGGATATGCTGCCGCTGGCGTTGATCGTGGTCATCCTCGGCGGTGTCGGCAGTCTGCTCGGCGCCTTCATCGGCAGTTTCATCATCGGCTTCATCTACACGTTCGGGACCGCGCTGTTGCCCGAATTCGCTTACATCATTCTGTTCCTGCCGATGATCCTGGTGATCGCGTTTCGCCCGCAAGGGCTGTTTGGACGGGTCGGCGCATGA